One part of the Arabidopsis thaliana chromosome 1 sequence genome encodes these proteins:
- a CDS encoding uncharacterized protein (unknown protein; Has 2 Blast hits to 2 proteins in 1 species: Archae - 0; Bacteria - 0; Metazoa - 0; Fungi - 0; Plants - 2; Viruses - 0; Other Eukaryotes - 0 (source: NCBI BLink).) produces the protein MFGMLGITLFGCWLLLSRQGDQLAIGKESQTWNGNKHVSLFRLFKEYAQAVGTNKPHGRICLSKVACYEYVLELFVRTKQSFCHML, from the exons ATGTTTGGGATGCTTGGTATAACCCTTTTCG GTTGTTGGCTGTTGCTTTCTAG GCAAGGTGACCAACTTGCTATTGGTAAGGAGTCGCAGACTTGGAATGGGAATAAACATGTATCCCTTTTTCGGCTTTTCAAGGAGTACGCGCAAGCGGTAGGAACCAACAAACCCCATGGACGAATATGTCTCTCAAAGGTAGCATGTTATGAATATGTTTTAGAACTCTTTGTGAGAACCAAACAGAGTTTTTGCCACATGTTGTAG
- a CDS encoding uncharacterized protein (unknown protein; Has 2 Blast hits to 2 proteins in 1 species: Archae - 0; Bacteria - 0; Metazoa - 0; Fungi - 0; Plants - 2; Viruses - 0; Other Eukaryotes - 0 (source: NCBI BLink).): MFGMLGCWLLLSRQGDQLAIGKESQTWNGNKHVSLFRLFKEYAQAVGTNKPHGRICLSKVACYEYVLELFVRTKQSFCHML, encoded by the exons ATGTTTGGGATGCTTG GTTGTTGGCTGTTGCTTTCTAG GCAAGGTGACCAACTTGCTATTGGTAAGGAGTCGCAGACTTGGAATGGGAATAAACATGTATCCCTTTTTCGGCTTTTCAAGGAGTACGCGCAAGCGGTAGGAACCAACAAACCCCATGGACGAATATGTCTCTCAAAGGTAGCATGTTATGAATATGTTTTAGAACTCTTTGTGAGAACCAAACAGAGTTTTTGCCACATGTTGTAG
- a CDS encoding uncharacterized protein (unknown protein; Has 30201 Blast hits to 17322 proteins in 780 species: Archae - 12; Bacteria - 1396; Metazoa - 17338; Fungi - 3422; Plants - 5037; Viruses - 0; Other Eukaryotes - 2996 (source: NCBI BLink).): MIRRASPLFDITSSIGPRVFGISRLASISQVVPNGSWTLPLVVLLRACLPIQPRDTNFPI, translated from the coding sequence ATGATTAGAAGAGCTAGTCCTCTTTTTGATATCACTAGCTCAATTGGCCCTCGAGTGTTTGGTATCTCTCGACTGGCTAGTATCTCTCAGGTTGTTCCTAATGGCAGTTGGACTTTGCCGCTAGTCGTATTGCTCCGAGCATGCTTACCTATTCAGCCGCGAGACACTAACTTCCCAATATGA
- a CDS encoding SNARE associated Golgi protein family (SNARE associated Golgi protein family; INVOLVED IN: biological_process unknown; LOCATED IN: plasma membrane; EXPRESSED IN: 25 plant structures; EXPRESSED DURING: 15 growth stages; CONTAINS InterPro DOMAIN/s: SNARE associated Golgi protein (InterPro:IPR015414); Has 1433 Blast hits to 1432 proteins in 513 species: Archae - 4; Bacteria - 1059; Metazoa - 2; Fungi - 0; Plants - 147; Viruses - 0; Other Eukaryotes - 221 (source: NCBI BLink).): MKKWLAIAATVAIIAIIVRQGTTQYGWNKEAALEKLKEWSDRLGIWAIPTYVAVHTITLALCLPHAVFFEAGASMLFGFLPALLCVFSAKVLAASFSFWIGRFVFKSSTRATGWAHSNKYFNILSRGVERDGWKFVLLARFSPIPSYVINYALAATEVRFVADFLFPTVIGCLPMILQNASVGSLAGMAVASVAGKQKSQVWGYVFPVLGILSSVLISLRIKKYSAGITEASSDTSANNSSLASSETANPAYGTDGSKKSE; this comes from the exons ATGAAGAAATGGTTAGCAATCGCAGCGACGGTGGCGATAATTGCAATAATCGTTAGACAAGGCACGACACAATACGGATGGAACAAAGAGGCGGCGTTGGAAAAGCTAAAGGAATGGTCAGATCGGCTGGGGATTTGGGCGATTCCAACGTATGTAGCGGTTCACACAATAACCTTAGCTCTTTGTCTCCCTCACGCCGTCTTCTTTGAAGCTGGTGCTTCTATGCTCTTTGGTTTCCTTCCTGCTCTTCTCTGTGTTTTCTCTGCTAAAGTTCTCGCcgcttctttctccttctggATCGGCAG gtttgtttttaaGAGTTCCACCAGAGCTACAGGGTGGGCGCATAGCAACAAGTACTTCAATATTCTCTCAAGAGGAGTTGAGCGCGATGGTTGGaagtttgttcttcttgcaAGGTTCTCGCCCATTCCTTCCTATGTCATAAACTACGCTTTGGCAGCTACTGAAGTCCGGTTTGTAGCTGATTTTCTGTTCCCCACGGTTATTGGCTGCCTCCCGATGATCCTGCAGAACGCATCAGTCGGTAGCCTCGCTGGTATGGCTGTGGCTTCAGTAGCTGGAAAACAGAAAAGTCAGGTCTGGGGTTATGTTTTCCCAGTACTTGGGATACTGTCAAGTGTTCTGATTTCATTGAGGATCAAAAAGTACTCAGCTGGAATTACAGAGGCATCATCAGATACCTCTGCTAACAACTCTAGTTTAGCTTCATCTGAAACTGCGAATCCCGCTTATGGAACCGATGGATCCAAGAAAAGTGAGTGA
- a CDS encoding Peroxidase superfamily protein (Peroxidase superfamily protein; FUNCTIONS IN: peroxidase activity, heme binding; INVOLVED IN: response to oxidative stress, oxidation reduction; LOCATED IN: endomembrane system; EXPRESSED IN: 17 plant structures; EXPRESSED DURING: 7 growth stages; CONTAINS InterPro DOMAIN/s: Haem peroxidase (InterPro:IPR010255), Plant peroxidase (InterPro:IPR000823), Peroxidases heam-ligand binding site (InterPro:IPR019793), Peroxidase, active site (InterPro:IPR019794), Haem peroxidase, plant/fungal/bacterial (InterPro:IPR002016); BEST Arabidopsis thaliana protein match is: Peroxidase superfamily protein (TAIR:AT2G18150.1); Has 4592 Blast hits to 4563 proteins in 305 species: Archae - 0; Bacteria - 10; Metazoa - 5; Fungi - 193; Plants - 4307; Viruses - 0; Other Eukaryotes - 77 (source: NCBI BLink).) — protein sequence MAISKLIPTLVLFVLFSFDVSVAHPGLGFGWGSNSPIGGSFYSNLYPQFYQFSCPQADEIVMTVLEKAIAKEPRMAASLLRLHFHDCFVQGCDASILLDDSATIRSEKNAGPNKNSVRGFQVIDEIKAKLEQACPQTVSCADILALAARGSTILSGGPSWELPLGRRDSRTASLNGANTNIPAPNSTIQNLLTMFQRKGLNEEDLVSLSGGHTIGVARCTTFKQRLYNQNGNNQPDETLERSYYYGLRSICPPTGGDNNISPLDLASPARFDNTYFKLLLWGKGLLTSDEVLLTGNVGKTGALVKAYAEDERLFFQQFAKSMVNMGNIQPLTGFNGEIRKSCHVIN from the exons ATGGCTATCTCAAAGCTTATTCCTACTCTTGTgctctttgttttgttctcttttgaTGTTAGTGTTGCTCATCCAGGTCTAGGATTTGGATGGGGAAGTAATAGTCCCATTGGAGGATCTTTTTACTCAAATCTTTACCCACAATTTTACCAGTTCTCTTGTCCACAAGCTGATGAGATTGTTATGACGGTGCTCGAAAAAGCCATAGCTAAAGAACCAAGAATGGCAGCATCTTTACTCAGACTTCACTTCCACGACTGCTTCGTTCAG GGCTGTGATGCATCAATCTTGTTGGATGATAGTGCAACCATAAGAAGTGAAAAGAATGCTGGACCAAACAAGAACTCCGTTAGAGGGTTTCAAGTAATCGACGAGATCAAAGCCAAACTTGAGCAAGCTTGTCCTCAAACTGTCTCCTGCGCCGACATTCTAGCTCTAGCTGCTCGTGGCTCAACTATACTG AGTGGTGGACCATCATGGGAGCTTCCACTAGGGAGGAGAGACTCGAGGACCGCTAGCCTTAATGGCGCAAACACGAACATTCCTGCACCTAACTCAACTATTCAAAATCTCTTAACCATGTTCCAACGTAAAGGTTTGAACGAAGAAGACCTTGTTTCCCTATCAG GAGGACATACGATTGGAGTAGCGAGGTGCACAACGTTTAAACAAAGACTATACAATCAAAACGGTAATAACCAACCAGACGAGACGCTAGAGAGGTCTTACTACTATGGTCTCAGGTCAATTTGTCCACCAACAGGCGGTGACAACAATATTTCACCTCTAGACTTAGCCTCTCCTGCAAGATTCGACAACACATACTTCAAGCTCCTTCTATGGGGCAAAGGCTTATTGACATCAGATGAAGTGCTTCTCACTGGCAATGTAGGCAAGACTGGTGCATTAGTGAAAGCTTATGCCGAAGACGAGAGACT